One part of the Eptesicus fuscus isolate TK198812 chromosome 20, DD_ASM_mEF_20220401, whole genome shotgun sequence genome encodes these proteins:
- the LOC103289247 gene encoding keratin-associated protein 4-3-like isoform X3, producing MVNSCCGSVCSDQGCGQGCCQETCCRPTCCQTTCCRSSCCRPTCCVSSCCRPTCCQTTCCRPTCCGSCCGSSCCRPTCCISSCCRPTCCQTTCCRTTCCRPSCCGSSCCRPSCCGSSCCRPTCCQTTCCRPTCCQTTCCRPTCCQTTCCRPVCSSGSCC from the exons ATGGTCAACTCCTGCTGTGGATCCGtctgctctgaccagggctgTGGCCAAGGCTGCTGCCAGGAGACCTGCTGCCgccccacctgctgccagaccaCCTGCTGCC gctccagctgctgccgccccacctgctgtgtgtccagctgctgccgccccacctgctgccagaccacctgctgccgccccacctgctgtggctcctgctgtggctccagctgctgcaGGCCAACCTGCTGTATCTCTAGCTGCTGCCgccccacctgctgccagaccaCTTGCTGCAGGACCACCTGCTGCCGCCCAagctgctgtggctccagctgctgccgcccctcctgctgtggctccagctgctgcaGGCCTACTTGCTGCCAGACCACCTGCTGCCgccccacctgctgccagaccacctgctgccgccccacctgctgccagaccaCCTGCTGCCGCCCAGTCTGCTCTAGTGGTTCCTGCTGCTGA
- the LOC103289247 gene encoding keratin-associated protein 4-7-like isoform X2, whose protein sequence is MVNSCCGSVCSDQGCGQGCCQETCCRPTCCQTTCCRPACCGSSCGSSCCRPTCCQTTCCRPTCCGSSCCRPTCCVSSCCRPTCCQTTCCRPTCCGSCCGSSCCRPTCCISSCCRPTCCQTTCCRTTCCRPSCCGSSCCRPSCCGSSCCRPTCCQTTCCRPTCCQTTCCRPTCCQTTCCRPVCSSGSCC, encoded by the coding sequence ATGGTCAACTCCTGCTGTGGATCCGtctgctctgaccagggctgTGGCCAAGGCTGCTGCCAGGAGACCTGCTGCCgccccacctgctgccagaccaCCTGCTGCCGCCCCGcctgctgtggctccagctgtggttccagctgctgccgcccgACCTGCTGCCAGACCACCTGCTGCCGCCCCAcctgctgtggctccagctgctgccgccccacctgctgtgtgtccagctgctgccgccccacctgctgccagaccacctgctgccgccccacctgctgtggctcctgctgtggctccagctgctgcaGGCCAACCTGCTGTATCTCTAGCTGCTGCCgccccacctgctgccagaccaCTTGCTGCAGGACCACCTGCTGCCGCCCAagctgctgtggctccagctgctgccgcccctcctgctgtggctccagctgctgcaGGCCTACTTGCTGCCAGACCACCTGCTGCCgccccacctgctgccagaccacctgctgccgccccacctgctgccagaccaCCTGCTGCCGCCCAGTCTGCTCTAGTGGTTCCTGCTGCTGA